GCCTCGGTCTCAAAAATCCACTTGGGTTTTAAGCGTGAGACCGTCGCCGGTGTGATCTTCCTCTCGTCGGGATTGTAGTGTGATCCCGCCAGATCACGACCATAAAGGGGCCACTCCTGCTCCTGGTTATTTGTCTTGGTCGGGAACGGGAAGATCACCACGGTGAGGAGAAAAACCCACACAACGACTCCCATCACGCGCTTCATCGGCATGGCTCCTTCCTCAAAGAGATGTGGTTTACGGGCGGCAATTATAGTGGCGACCCCATCCGTGTCAAGTTCATGACAACCAAAGGAAGCACCGGGGGTTTGCCTCCGAAGACGGGGGAAAGCCGGTGAAAAAAGGGAATCCCGATCCGCTCAGCCTTCAGCTCGATCCGCGCATTCTCTTGGATGATGGGACGTGAGCGAAAAAAGGAATCTCCGTCCGCTCAGCCCGCACCCGGCGGCGAGAGGAAGGGGAGTGGTACTATCTCAGCCTCGACATCTCCGCGGCTCGTCCTGATCGTAACCGCCGTTCCCGGCGAACTGAGTTCACGTTTGACGTAACCGAGAGCAATGACGGAGGCCAGCATCGGCGAGAAGACGGCGCTCGTCATGCGCCCGACGTCCGAACCTCCGACGAAAATTCTCGCGCCTGCTTCCGGGACGCTTTCTCCTTTGACAACCAGCCCGACCAACCGACGGTTCACGTGGCCTCGATGGGCGATCTTTACAATCGTTTCCTGCCCGACGTAGCATCCTTTGCCGAAGCTGACGGCGTTATCCAGGCCTGCTTCAAGTGGAATGGTCGTTTCATCGAGGTCCACGCCATACCAGGGAATTGCCGCTTCCACGCGAAGAAGATTGAGCGCGCTCCATCCGACCCGCTTCAGGCCATAGTCTTCACCGCGCTGAAGAATCATCTGCCAAAGCAGCGGTGCAAAGGAAACCCCCGCGATCAGGTCATAGCCTTCTTCTCCCGTATGACTTGCCCGCACAAGACGAACCGGGATCAACCGGGGCGCGTTTGGCGCTTCTGCCGATTCCACGGCGATGAGAATTTCTCGATGATCCAGCTCGCGGTCGAGGGGATCGAGTTCCGAGGCGGCCAGTGCCCGGATCACAACCCAGGCGTATTGCCCTTGAAGGGAGAGCACGGCTGTGGCGGCTGTGACGTCCTCGATCTGCACGCGCAGCGAAAGCCTGTATCCCATCAGGGTGTCGAAGGTCTTGGGCATGGCCGCCGGCTCAAC
This sequence is a window from Blastocatellia bacterium. Protein-coding genes within it:
- a CDS encoding aminomethyltransferase family protein — translated: MITPLADLHRRAGAALEEFGGWTIPSVFTDLIEEYNAVRQRVGLLDLSCRGRIQVSGKERVRYLQSLLSNDVARLAPGSGCVATLLTNKGRMISFLRVLNMGESFLLDVEPAAMPKTFDTLMGYRLSLRVQIEDVTAATAVLSLQGQYAWVVIRALAASELDPLDRELDHREILIAVESAEAPNAPRLIPVRLVRASHTGEEGYDLIAGVSFAPLLWQMILQRGEDYGLKRVGWSALNLLRVEAAIPWYGVDLDETTIPLEAGLDNAVSFGKGCYVGQETIVKIAHRGHVNRRLVGLVVKGESVPEAGARIFVGGSDVGRMTSAVFSPMLASVIALGYVKRELSSPGTAVTIRTSRGDVEAEIVPLPFLSPPGAG